The following are encoded in a window of Chitinophaga sp. H8 genomic DNA:
- a CDS encoding D-TA family PLP-dependent enzyme has protein sequence MHWYDLQNIAQIDSPAIVLYPDRIKENIQQLIKMIGDVSRLRPHVKTSKTAEVVQLMQEAGINKYKCATIAEAEMLGMAGVAEAMLAYQPVGPKIFRLLAVAQKYPATRFSCLVDNEATAVAIAATFAAQQLSIPVFMDLNVGMNRTGIKPGKAALELYTRLHTITGITPVGLHAYDGHIHDTELAVRTEKCVKAFEPVKALVQQIKDAGLPAPLVVAGGTPTFSIHAANEAVDCSPGTFVLWDEGYRQHIPEQPFQFAAVLITRVIAVIDDQLLCLDLGHKSVAAENPQPRVFFLNVPAATPVSQNEEHLVVRVEDTSLYPVGTVFYGVPYHICPTMALYEKAYVASDNTCMANWRIIARDRSITV, from the coding sequence ATGCACTGGTACGACCTGCAAAATATAGCACAGATTGATTCCCCTGCGATAGTATTATATCCTGACCGTATAAAGGAGAACATACAGCAGTTAATAAAGATGATTGGTGATGTATCCCGGTTACGCCCACACGTAAAGACGTCAAAAACGGCGGAAGTGGTACAGCTGATGCAGGAAGCTGGTATCAATAAGTACAAGTGTGCCACTATTGCGGAAGCAGAAATGCTTGGTATGGCGGGTGTTGCGGAGGCTATGCTGGCTTATCAGCCAGTGGGTCCCAAGATCTTCAGGTTGCTGGCCGTGGCACAAAAATATCCAGCTACCCGCTTTTCCTGCCTGGTAGACAATGAAGCTACTGCGGTGGCTATAGCGGCTACATTTGCCGCACAGCAATTATCCATACCGGTATTCATGGATCTCAACGTAGGGATGAACAGAACCGGGATTAAACCTGGAAAAGCAGCATTGGAATTATATACCCGGCTACATACCATTACCGGTATCACCCCTGTAGGATTGCATGCGTATGATGGTCATATTCATGATACGGAACTGGCTGTGAGAACGGAGAAATGTGTAAAGGCATTTGAACCGGTGAAGGCGTTGGTGCAACAAATAAAAGATGCCGGATTACCTGCACCATTGGTGGTGGCGGGGGGAACGCCAACTTTTTCCATACATGCCGCTAACGAAGCGGTAGATTGCAGCCCGGGCACTTTTGTACTTTGGGACGAAGGATACCGGCAACACATTCCTGAGCAGCCATTTCAGTTTGCTGCTGTATTGATAACACGGGTAATTGCAGTAATAGATGATCAGTTGTTATGCCTGGATCTTGGACATAAATCAGTGGCAGCTGAAAACCCACAGCCCAGGGTATTCTTTTTAAATGTACCGGCCGCAACACCGGTGTCTCAAAATGAAGAACACCTGGTGGTAAGAGTGGAAGATACTTCCCTTTATCCGGTGGGGACTGTGTTTTATGGGGTGCCCTATCATATCTGCCCTACCATGGCATTATATGAAAAGGCATATGTGGCCAGTGATAATACCTGTATGGCCAACTGGCGTATCATAGCCCGTGACCGTAGTATTACAGTTTAA
- a CDS encoding alpha/beta hydrolase codes for MGSYRTINKLLLLLLIVGGFFVGGCQKNETSTILPASREVEVKDEAYGTDPAQKMDVYLPADRSTDATKAIVFIHGGGWVGGDKKDFTLAIDSLKNRTATYAYFNINYRLATANRNHFPTAEQDVKQALEYIWQNAGRYQISNITIVLGASAGAHLAALSAYKHNEKGYIKTAICLIGVYNMTTLYNQAGADVKPLLSIFMGGSPQQNPTAYQEGSPVNYVTAKSPPTLVIHGTEDQVAPIAQAEELVQHLKQAGVVHEYVTYKAGHEIPPASAGDAVLRMFTFINKYAK; via the coding sequence ATGGGTTCTTACCGCACCATAAACAAGCTGCTTTTATTACTACTGATTGTGGGAGGGTTTTTTGTGGGAGGTTGCCAGAAAAATGAAACCAGTACTATTTTACCGGCATCCAGGGAAGTGGAGGTTAAAGACGAAGCATATGGCACAGATCCTGCACAAAAAATGGATGTGTACCTGCCTGCGGACAGAAGTACGGATGCTACCAAGGCTATTGTGTTTATTCATGGAGGAGGATGGGTAGGCGGTGATAAAAAAGACTTCACCCTGGCGATTGATTCTTTAAAGAACCGTACCGCCACCTATGCTTATTTTAATATCAATTACCGGCTGGCTACTGCCAACAGGAACCATTTTCCTACGGCTGAGCAGGACGTAAAGCAGGCGCTGGAATATATCTGGCAAAATGCCGGCAGATACCAGATTTCCAATATTACCATAGTGCTGGGAGCCAGTGCAGGTGCGCATCTGGCAGCATTGTCTGCTTACAAGCATAATGAAAAAGGGTATATAAAAACAGCCATATGCCTGATAGGGGTGTATAATATGACTACCTTATACAATCAGGCAGGGGCGGACGTAAAACCGTTGTTATCAATCTTTATGGGAGGTAGCCCACAGCAAAACCCTACTGCCTATCAGGAGGGTAGTCCGGTTAATTATGTAACAGCAAAAAGCCCGCCTACACTGGTCATACATGGTACAGAAGATCAGGTGGCGCCGATTGCCCAGGCAGAGGAATTAGTACAGCACCTGAAGCAGGCAGGTGTAGTACATGAATATGTTACTTATAAGGCAGGCCATGAAATTCCTCCGGCATCAGCAGGCGATGCGGTGTTGAGGATGTTTACCTTTATTAACAAGTATGCTAAATAG
- a CDS encoding ABC transporter permease: MHFRDIFSLAFRSVTGNRLRTGLTVAIIAFGIMALVGILTAIDSMKGSIYSSFASMGANSFSIRNREMMIRMGNGDKATKGNKRTKVKASNRNKPIKYQEAVAFKERYTFPASVSISFRATGIATVYKGDKKTNPNVQVIGGDENYLSLSNYDLQQGRNLNKLDVESGRNVAILGSDVAKKLFGEDFKDIINNTVRVGDIRYRVIGVLTSKGSSNIMSADNVVITSVNNTRRIFERPNASYQIGVSVKDITQMDAAVGEATGLLRIIRGLAFNEEENFYISKSDSIAEMLFKSLSTVTVAAAFIGFITLFGSAIGLMNIMLVSVAERTREIGVNKALGATSHTIRSQFIYEAIIISISGGILGVVLGMMVGNLVSVLLKTSFIIPWVWITLGISLCAAVGLASGIYPAVKASRLDPIVALRYE, translated from the coding sequence ATGCATTTTCGTGATATATTTTCCCTGGCATTTCGTTCTGTAACCGGCAACCGGCTGCGTACCGGGCTTACGGTAGCAATTATTGCCTTTGGTATTATGGCCCTGGTAGGGATTCTTACTGCTATTGACAGTATGAAGGGGAGTATTTATTCCAGTTTTGCCAGTATGGGAGCCAACAGCTTTTCTATCCGTAACCGGGAAATGATGATCCGGATGGGTAATGGGGATAAGGCTACCAAAGGAAATAAACGGACCAAAGTAAAAGCATCCAATCGCAATAAACCTATCAAGTACCAGGAAGCAGTTGCTTTCAAAGAAAGATATACCTTCCCGGCTTCCGTTAGCATTTCCTTCCGGGCTACCGGGATTGCTACGGTATACAAAGGGGATAAAAAAACAAACCCTAATGTGCAGGTGATTGGCGGTGATGAAAACTACCTGAGCTTGTCTAACTATGACCTGCAGCAGGGGCGTAACCTGAACAAGCTGGATGTTGAATCAGGACGTAATGTAGCTATTCTGGGATCTGATGTGGCTAAAAAGCTCTTTGGGGAAGATTTTAAGGACATTATCAACAATACAGTGCGGGTGGGGGATATCCGTTACCGGGTAATAGGAGTATTGACCTCGAAGGGAAGCAGTAATATCATGAGTGCGGATAATGTGGTGATCACTTCAGTAAACAATACCCGGAGGATCTTTGAACGCCCTAATGCTTCTTATCAGATAGGTGTTTCGGTAAAGGATATCACCCAGATGGATGCAGCGGTGGGAGAGGCTACCGGTTTGCTGAGGATCATACGTGGGTTGGCATTCAATGAAGAAGAGAATTTTTACATCAGCAAGAGCGATAGTATTGCAGAAATGCTGTTTAAAAGCTTGAGTACGGTAACGGTGGCAGCCGCTTTTATCGGCTTTATTACCTTGTTTGGATCTGCTATTGGTTTAATGAATATCATGTTGGTATCGGTAGCAGAACGGACCCGGGAAATTGGTGTAAACAAAGCACTGGGAGCTACCAGCCATACTATCCGCAGCCAGTTTATTTATGAAGCCATTATCATCAGTATTTCCGGGGGGATCCTGGGAGTTGTATTAGGGATGATGGTAGGTAATCTGGTTTCTGTTTTATTAAAAACCAGCTTTATTATCCCCTGGGTATGGATTACCCTGGGTATATCTTTGTGTGCCGCTGTTGGGCTGGCATCAGGGATCTATCCCGCTGTCAAGGCCTCCCGCCTTGATCCTATTGTGGCGCTCCGCTACGAATAG
- a CDS encoding RidA family protein produces MSANERFKALGLQLPPAPAPAGVYKPLLIDGKHVYVSGHGPVKEDQSLIVGKIGAEMDMEQGKLAAQQVGLTILSTLMANLGSLDKIKRVIKVLGMVNCTADFGQHPYVINGCSELFAKIWGEDNGIGVRSAVGMGSLPGNISVEIEVLFELA; encoded by the coding sequence ATGTCAGCAAATGAAAGATTCAAAGCATTAGGATTACAATTGCCACCTGCACCTGCACCTGCGGGAGTTTATAAACCATTGTTGATAGATGGTAAGCACGTATATGTATCCGGGCATGGTCCTGTAAAAGAAGATCAAAGCCTGATCGTTGGCAAGATAGGGGCCGAAATGGATATGGAGCAAGGTAAGCTGGCCGCACAGCAGGTGGGATTAACAATTTTGTCTACCCTGATGGCTAACCTGGGTAGCCTGGACAAAATCAAGCGGGTGATCAAGGTATTAGGCATGGTTAACTGTACTGCTGATTTTGGCCAACATCCATATGTCATTAATGGTTGCAGTGAATTGTTTGCCAAGATATGGGGAGAAGATAATGGTATTGGGGTACGTAGTGCTGTAGGCATGGGCTCTTTACCAGGTAATATTTCTGTGGAAATTGAAGTCTTGTTTGAACTGGCTTAA
- a CDS encoding DUF2252 domain-containing protein — protein MRNVIKRIKTFNDGRIPELLQLKYKGMRENAFRFYRGSCHLFYQDLPAKSPLLKSPLAWVCGDLHLENFGSYKGDNRLAYFDINDFDESVLAPCLVDAGRLLCSLFLASSALGINEDGATHLFNVFLEEYATTLAAGYIRPLEQRTAKGVVRELLDAVQLRKQKDFLNKRVTYKNGVAKLIINNIRTFKADKHTREQVKEAIEAWGAQMKGPGFYKVKDIAYRVAGTGSLGADRYIVLAAGKNGTAGDFLLDVKLATPSCILAYFDFPQPAWSHEAARIIELQKRIQATSPFLLNDIVINNRQFVLKELQPMLDKLDYALFRGKLRKLEMVLKTMGQICAWDCLRSSGRQGSAIADELIAFGKEVSVWRKPLFDFAQAYSAQVEKDYATFCQAYDEGVFTLLPAPAELKK, from the coding sequence ATGCGGAATGTTATCAAGCGTATTAAAACGTTTAATGATGGCAGGATCCCTGAGCTGTTGCAGCTCAAGTATAAAGGAATGCGTGAAAATGCTTTCCGTTTTTACAGGGGTTCCTGCCATTTATTTTATCAGGACCTGCCAGCAAAAAGCCCTTTGTTAAAGTCCCCGCTGGCATGGGTATGCGGTGATCTCCACCTGGAAAATTTTGGCAGCTACAAAGGAGATAACCGGCTGGCATATTTTGACATCAATGATTTTGATGAATCCGTTCTGGCCCCCTGCCTGGTAGATGCAGGCAGATTGTTATGCAGCTTATTCCTGGCTAGTAGTGCACTTGGGATCAATGAGGATGGCGCTACCCATCTCTTTAATGTTTTCCTGGAGGAATATGCAACTACACTTGCAGCCGGATACATACGCCCGCTGGAACAGCGTACCGCAAAAGGAGTAGTGCGGGAACTGCTGGATGCAGTACAACTCCGCAAACAAAAGGACTTTCTGAATAAGCGGGTTACTTATAAGAACGGGGTAGCCAAACTGATCATTAACAATATACGGACATTCAAAGCAGACAAACATACCCGTGAGCAGGTGAAAGAGGCTATTGAAGCATGGGGTGCTCAAATGAAAGGCCCTGGCTTTTATAAAGTAAAAGATATTGCTTATCGTGTGGCCGGTACCGGTAGTCTGGGTGCAGACCGGTACATTGTTTTGGCAGCAGGAAAAAATGGTACAGCCGGCGACTTTCTGCTGGATGTTAAACTGGCCACTCCTTCCTGTATACTGGCTTATTTTGATTTTCCTCAACCAGCATGGTCACATGAGGCGGCCCGTATTATAGAACTGCAGAAAAGAATACAGGCTACTTCGCCGTTTTTACTGAACGATATAGTGATCAACAACCGGCAGTTTGTGTTAAAAGAACTGCAGCCAATGCTGGATAAACTGGACTATGCATTGTTTAGGGGTAAGCTCCGGAAGCTGGAGATGGTATTGAAAACAATGGGGCAGATCTGTGCCTGGGATTGTTTGCGCAGCTCAGGGCGGCAGGGATCAGCGATTGCCGATGAACTGATTGCTTTTGGAAAAGAGGTATCCGTCTGGCGTAAACCATTATTTGATTTTGCGCAGGCGTACAGTGCACAGGTGGAAAAAGATTATGCTACCTTTTGCCAGGCATATGATGAAGGTGTATTCACATTGTTACCTGCTCCTGCAGAGCTAAAAAAATAG
- a CDS encoding NADH-quinone oxidoreductase subunit N yields MNALISTALSGVLMMFVGLFVSNKQQIKYFAIAAVIIAFVANLLECPGLQGGSRIYYGMIEVSQFSILFNAVALGATLLYFILSGREFEKVGEHVADYFGLVFFILAGITLAASFSNMLMLFLAIEIISIPQYVLAGSDKQNLKSSEAGLKYFLMGAFSTGIMLMGITLIYGAAGTFNIAELGLGTGSIHPLALCGIILLAFALSFKVSAVPFHFWTPDVYDGSPTVFTSFMATVVKAGGFIAFLRMFHISFTGGTISEHWLLILSIIAACTLILGNFTAVFQQSVKRMLAYSSIAQAGFMMLAVIAMNKLASQGIILYAAAYSIATIGVFAVLMKMKDYTFEGFNGLARKSPLLALATAIFLFSLAGIPLTAGFMAKYLVLAAAVQEGNLLWLVIIAVVCAAISAYYYFRIIIAMYFKQGDPEVEPVGSGFKAALILTIAIIIILGVFPGLVLQFV; encoded by the coding sequence ATGAATGCACTAATTTCTACGGCTTTATCGGGCGTTTTAATGATGTTTGTTGGTTTATTTGTAAGCAATAAGCAACAGATCAAGTATTTTGCCATAGCGGCGGTGATCATCGCTTTTGTAGCTAACCTGCTGGAGTGCCCTGGATTGCAAGGCGGTAGCCGTATTTACTATGGCATGATAGAAGTAAGCCAGTTCAGTATATTGTTTAATGCAGTAGCATTAGGCGCTACCCTTTTATATTTTATATTATCCGGTCGTGAGTTTGAGAAAGTGGGAGAGCATGTGGCGGATTATTTTGGACTGGTGTTTTTCATTTTAGCAGGGATTACCCTGGCAGCTTCTTTCAGCAATATGCTGATGTTGTTCCTGGCTATTGAAATTATATCTATTCCTCAATATGTTCTGGCAGGTAGCGATAAGCAGAATCTGAAAAGCAGTGAAGCAGGTCTGAAGTACTTCCTGATGGGAGCTTTCTCTACCGGTATCATGCTGATGGGTATTACCCTCATTTATGGCGCAGCAGGTACTTTCAATATTGCAGAACTGGGGCTGGGCACCGGCAGTATTCACCCGCTGGCCCTCTGTGGTATTATCCTGCTGGCATTTGCACTTTCTTTTAAAGTATCTGCGGTACCTTTTCATTTCTGGACACCAGATGTATATGATGGTTCACCTACCGTTTTCACTTCTTTTATGGCTACCGTTGTAAAAGCAGGTGGTTTCATTGCTTTCTTACGCATGTTCCACATCAGCTTTACAGGTGGTACCATCAGTGAGCACTGGTTGCTGATCCTGTCTATCATTGCTGCCTGCACGCTGATTCTGGGTAACTTTACTGCTGTGTTCCAGCAAAGTGTAAAACGTATGCTGGCATACTCCAGTATTGCACAGGCAGGGTTTATGATGCTGGCAGTAATAGCCATGAATAAACTGGCCTCCCAGGGTATTATTTTATATGCAGCAGCATATAGCATTGCTACCATTGGGGTGTTTGCGGTACTCATGAAAATGAAGGATTATACCTTTGAAGGATTTAACGGCCTTGCACGTAAATCGCCCTTATTAGCATTGGCTACCGCCATTTTCCTGTTTTCACTGGCAGGTATACCACTTACTGCAGGCTTTATGGCAAAGTACCTGGTACTGGCCGCAGCAGTGCAGGAAGGTAATTTACTCTGGCTGGTAATTATAGCAGTGGTTTGTGCGGCTATCAGTGCATACTATTATTTCAGGATCATTATAGCGATGTATTTCAAACAGGGTGATCCGGAAGTAGAGCCTGTGGGCAGTGGCTTCAAAGCAGCGTTAATACTGACTATTGCTATTATAATTATACTGGGTGTATTCCCAGGGCTGGTGTTGCAGTTTGTATAA
- a CDS encoding gluconate:H+ symporter produces MSLLVVIAAILLLVFLVTYCRLNTFMAFLIVSLLMGLALGMKITAITQSIQTGIGKTLGSLIIVIVFGAMLGKLVAESGAAQRIATGLMQVFGQKYIQWSLMLTGFIVGIPLFYNIGFVLMVPLIFTVAARTGLPAVYLGIPMLASLSVTHGYLPPHPSPTALVHEFGANMGLTLLYGMLVAIPAIVMAGPVFSRFLKQYKTAPAAMFTAEPMPDEQLPGMLASIYAALLPVVLLAVTALIKVVTVETQPLYQLADWLGDPVIVMLLAVLNGMYILGLRRGMPMKKVMGVMDDAVRDVAVIILIIGGSGALTQMLHDSKVSSYIATVLQGMHTHPLILAWGIAALIRVCVGSATVAGLTTAGIVAPLIGSTGVNPSLMVLATGAGSLMFSHVNDAGFWMFKEYFNLSVKDTIKTWSVMETIVSIVGLGGCLLLSLFV; encoded by the coding sequence ATGTCACTATTAGTTGTTATTGCTGCTATCCTCTTATTGGTATTTCTGGTTACTTATTGTCGTCTGAATACCTTTATGGCTTTCCTCATTGTGTCCCTGTTGATGGGATTGGCATTAGGAATGAAAATTACGGCCATTACCCAGTCTATTCAAACCGGAATAGGTAAAACGTTAGGCTCGCTTATTATTGTCATTGTATTTGGCGCTATGCTGGGAAAGCTGGTGGCAGAGAGTGGTGCTGCACAGCGTATTGCCACCGGATTAATGCAGGTATTCGGACAAAAGTATATCCAGTGGTCGCTGATGCTGACCGGGTTTATTGTGGGCATACCTTTGTTCTACAATATCGGGTTTGTGCTGATGGTACCGCTGATATTCACGGTAGCCGCACGTACAGGATTGCCGGCAGTGTACCTGGGTATTCCTATGTTGGCATCCCTTTCGGTAACCCATGGTTATCTCCCGCCACACCCGTCACCCACAGCGTTGGTGCATGAATTCGGGGCTAATATGGGCCTTACGTTGCTCTATGGTATGCTGGTAGCCATTCCTGCTATTGTAATGGCGGGGCCGGTGTTTTCCCGTTTCCTGAAGCAATATAAAACAGCCCCTGCGGCGATGTTTACTGCGGAGCCTATGCCTGATGAGCAATTACCAGGCATGCTGGCCAGTATCTATGCTGCATTGTTACCGGTAGTGTTACTGGCAGTAACAGCTTTGATAAAAGTGGTTACCGTTGAAACGCAGCCTTTGTACCAGCTGGCCGATTGGCTCGGCGATCCGGTGATAGTAATGCTGCTGGCAGTACTAAATGGCATGTATATTCTGGGACTGCGCAGAGGGATGCCCATGAAAAAAGTAATGGGAGTGATGGATGATGCGGTAAGAGATGTAGCGGTGATTATACTGATCATCGGAGGTTCGGGCGCGCTCACCCAGATGCTGCACGACAGTAAGGTGAGCAGTTATATTGCCACTGTTTTACAGGGCATGCATACACATCCGCTGATACTGGCCTGGGGTATTGCTGCATTGATCCGCGTATGCGTAGGGTCGGCTACAGTAGCGGGATTGACCACAGCTGGTATTGTAGCACCCTTAATTGGATCTACCGGTGTAAACCCCAGCTTAATGGTGCTGGCTACCGGTGCCGGCAGCTTAATGTTTTCACATGTAAATGATGCCGGTTTCTGGATGTTCAAGGAATATTTTAACTTGTCTGTGAAAGATACCATTAAAACGTGGTCTGTGATGGAAACAATTGTATCCATAGTAGGATTGGGAGGATGTTTATTATTAAGTTTGTTTGTATAA